Below is a window of Malania oleifera isolate guangnan ecotype guangnan chromosome 1, ASM2987363v1, whole genome shotgun sequence DNA.
CCCCCCTCCCCCTATATCTTCCCAGTGTTAcatgtaaatactcattttgatcaatatatttacttttcAATCAAAAAAACAatatgataaattgatggatcatcgACTCTCTTTGTGCTATAGATAACGGTAATAAATggaacataacatttaaatatatatttgtttaaatttcttctcaagctcttgtTGGTTTCTACATCCAAATGGTGCTTGATTTGTTTGCCTCTGTTAatgtttgatatgcattgttggcccacaacctagcagtttaagcatttaggtaaagtggtattctaacttGGTACTGGAGCTGGGTACCAaaaggtcctgggttctagtcttaatGTCTGCCGTgatggtgtttaaaaaattattgtattccctgtaatgagGGTTATTTATCAAGTGTCCATCTCTTCACGTGCTATTGGGCTGCATGTGCGGGGCAGTGCTAAAGCTTGcaatacattgttagcccacaacctaacagcttaacttttaggtaaagtggtatttttACAACCAATATGGAATGTCTAGTTTGCAATTTCAATTTGTGatattgtgcattttttttttttctggaaatCAACTCAATATGGTCCTTGATCTTCAGATATTTGCATCTGATAGCTTTCTTGATTTGACGGAGTATACGCGCGaagaaattttggggaagaacTGTCGGTAAgatatattatattttacattttttttttctgaaatattgtttatattattaAGCTAGAGTGCCTTGACCCAAGTTGCTGGTTGGAGAACACAATCGCATTCTATCTTAAACCGAGTAAGAGCCAAGTTCTTGTAAAATACATGGTGCCTTAGAGACATCATTTTCCCCACTCACCTCTTGCTTTTAGATCATTCATGTTTTATTTTACAACTTCTCTTCGTTTTTTCATCTCATTGTATTTTTAAGCCTCTCAATTAGTCATTCACAAATATTTACAGGCATACAACCATAAGCTACATATGGAATGTTATATTCATTTATGTCTCCTTTATATTGAGGGATAtggatgttaaagcttgatatacattgttgtccCAAAAcataatagcttaaacttttaggtaaagtgataatgtaACATGGTATtggagctggttaccaggaggtcttggggTCTAGTCTTGTTGCTTGCGTTTATTGTGTGGTTTTTAAAACTATTGTATTTCCtataagtggtaatctaacaatggaTATATTATCTTTTCACTAGGGGTTTGGGGAGCTTCTTGCTTCTCATTTGTTGGGGAAATTTCCTCCATTCTGAAATTATAATTGAAGTTTAGTACATTTGTTGGTAAATTTAAATGTGGAAGGTAAGAGCAGATCAATCTCAATAATTTAGCGCCATTAATCATCATGCATGGGACTGGTGCTTAGAAGCTGGAAGTCTTGGGGATTATAGGTTGCAGGCTTATTCTTGATTTTATCATGATATGTGATGGGGCTATCTCTGAAAGGCATGCATGCAAGACTTCATGCCATTTATCCTTTTCATAATGTCATTGGTCTAGTCTAAAGTCTGAACTCTTCAAGATTTCAGGTTGACACTGAATGGTCTTGAATTCAACATTCTATATAGTTTAATATGTCCATGAACTCAAGTCTAACTTCATGCTTGTAAAGTAAAAGATAACTTCATGCTTGTACTATGGGGGGGATATCAtacaaatttgatatgaaaaatattaaatttgaaattttgaatagtatatgaaacaattttgaaatgaggatacacttcttaattttgttgtcttgcctgatcttaataaacatttaaatggatctaaaaacataagggggcagcaatacaatattaatgaattttttgtaaaattataattgcattattattattattattattattattattattattattattattattattattattattattatccccaagatccagcactatctatgataagtatttttgtcatttgacttaataaacgaaactgtcggatccttctaatttaaatattaatatgagtaaagatatttttaaaaaataggctaaaatcaacaaaattagatttaatttttttatttttatttttaaaagtaactaagacttaaaattgggactaaggaattgtgttacagatgacctcctcttcctctttcttaattattctcaagcgataaccacccttaggcctccctattaaagaaactttttttttttaagaaatgaatTACTACAAAGGTGAATTACATTTTTATTGTGCATGTCAGTATAATGGATGTGATCTGCAGGTCAGAATTCTGAACAGTTGCTGCAGAGCATGCACAGTAGCCTGCATATAGCCATTATTTCCTACCATCCTATTTTTGCTAGCATCCATCAACTACGAATACtaataagcaataaaaataatataatgtatataaacatatttagtaattatttctataaaaaattttaaatcccatctTGGGATTTGCTGCCGTCCAAAGAGACTAAGCTCTCTGTCAACCATTTGATATTGTCCAATCAAATACTGACAAATCTGGGTTGACGTGGGCCATCCAACTCTGCACATTTTGGGGCTCTCCACCCGAGACGGTCCATCTAACGAACTaaaaaacaccacagcacaaggaaccaagttttttccttatttatcattttttaaaatatagatattaaataatatttttttacaaaattaattcttaaattgacacgtggaaaatctcgctaccccaagtagcgagatttggtaaaaaatcgctactctaagtagcgagatttgtttttagaaaaatcTCCACTGTTGACACGTgctaaatctcgctactccaagtagtaagatttggttaaatatcgctacttggagtagcgagattacgttaggGTCATTCTGAgaaatatttcccagaatgaggtattatttaatatattcttttaaaaaaaagttaaaacaggaaaaaactctCAAAACCATGCCCAGTTCTTTTTAGAGttttttctccttttatttttttataaaaaaaatatattaaaaaaataattttcaaaatgagACGTGGCAAATGCGGAAAAAACTCCGATCCGATGAGATTAGCTCGTGAAATGCGGACGTCACTCTCCCCCCTCCTCAACTATAAATATGGAGTGTCTGCTCATCTCTGCACTACTCTTTCTTCTGTCGTGTGAAGAGATGAATCGCACAAAAGCCTTCGCCGCTGCATTCATCTGCATCATCGTGATCGGTGTCGGAGGTCgctctccccctccccctccccctaagaatccttatcCCGCTAAGCATCATTATCACCATGGAAAGCATGTGACTTGTTTCGTCGCTTCTCCGCCGCAACCTGTGCCTGCATTGCCTGCTGGTGTTCCTGCGCCGGTCCTTTGGAAGCAGCCGATCATGTgcgttttatttattttttatttttttatttttaaaaatataatatcataatgcaaggagaaaacactttttgaggttcacatttcaattctcgcTCTCCACCTCGCAGGCTAGGGTTTTATACAGCGGAAGGAATGGGTCATTGGAATGTCTGGAACTCGCATCCAAAGAACTGCAGCCCTGGGTATCGTGCCTGCCGAGTTTGTGGAAACCCACATGGGTTGATCAAGAAGTACGGGCTTATGTCTTGCAGGCAGCGCTTCCGTAGCAATGCCAAGGAAATTGTCTTCATCAAGTATCGTCAAGGGAGCATTTTTGGGAGGGATGCGTTGGTCCGCCGATCCTGAGATTAAATGAGTTGAGACTCTAATGAAGTTGTTATTTCCTTTCAGCCCAGATTCTGACTAAGTTGTCATTTCTAACtaaattgtcattttattttgaTGTGCTATGATGCAATTTAATGGAATTATAATTTTTGATTGATTTGTGTAAGATTTTGTCCCAAACGACATGATCCAATTTTAATTATTGGGATTAGAAAAACAGTTGTAATTCTAAACAATTATGGTAAgttattgttttaattaattaGAGAAGTTATTTTTCTATTTGGATGGAAAGAAATTCATTATGAAATAAGGAAAATCGGTCCTCTCTCTACTCTATAAAAGCACAAAAAACCTATCATTATTTGTGTAATCACCCCGACCTCGCTGGAGCCGACCAGATTCTAGCCATCGCCGAAGTGCTCACCGCTTCCGCCAGCGATCACCCCGACTTTGTACGCGGTACTGGAAGTGGAGCCTCCCTGCGACGACACTCGTGTGCTACGAAGCCACTTCAAGAGGCTCGCTCTCCTCTTGAACCCCGCCGAGAACAAGTTCGCCTTCGCCCAGGAAGCCTTCGATCGCGTCACCTATGCGTGGTCCGTCTTGTCCTATCCCGCCAAGAAGGCTCAATACGATGCCGAGGCGGAACAGAAACAGACGCCTGACCCAGAATCTCCTCAGCGAAGCTCCGGCAAAGAGGAAACCGAGCTCTCTGATGGCGGTTTGGGTGGCGGAACGTTCTGGACGGTGTGTCCCTACTGTTACTATGTGTATGAGTACGATCGGTTTTATGAAGGGTGTTGCTTGAAGTGTCAAGCTTGTATGAGGGCATTTCATGGGGTTGCTATAGCAGCACCGCCGCCGACGATTCCTGGGAAGGATGAGTACTGCTGCTGTTCCGCATATTTCCCGATGGGGTTCATTACGCCGGAAGGCAGTGGCGGAGGGATGGGGATTCAGGCTGGTTGGCCTTTCTCGCCGATGTTTTCAAGTCGTCAAGcggaggagaaggagaaggattCTCTAAATGTTAATTCTGAGAACGTAGAAACCGGGGAAGGGAAGAAGTGGACTGAGAACATGGGAATGCATGAGCATGAAAGAAGGGGTGAAAGGGGAAAAATGCCCTATTTTGCGAGGCCTTCTGCGCGGAACAACCAAACCGCGGCAAGCAATACGAAGAAAATAATGGGGAAAGGAGTTAAGAAACACGAAACCGGAAGATTGAATTTGAATGCAGGCGTAGAGACGGAGTCAGAGACAGAGGATGGAGAGCCTGGTATTGTACAGCAAAGCACTGCCTGCGCCTGCCGATGGTTGATTTGATGGTTTCAGTAACATACCCACCTTGCTCCAAAGAGTGCGAGGATGAGGACTTTTGTGCTTGTCATGGTCAAGCAGGAAGGGAAAAAGAAAGGGCCCATGAAAAATTagaatttatttacatttccatttccatggggatcttttttttttttttagggcaaATCGCCTATGCAGATTGGTTATGTCTAGGTTCGCCCGTGTCCTACCCTTCCAACTCGTAAATTTTGGTTGGTTTCAAATTTAGAAACACAAATTGATTATAGGTTCTATCGTAGAGGATGCAAACAAATTGAGC
It encodes the following:
- the LOC131149734 gene encoding uncharacterized protein LOC131149734, with product MGHWNVWNSHPKNCSPGYRACRVCGNPHGLIKKYGLMSCRQRFRSNAKEIVFIKYRQGSIFGRDALPSPKCSPLPPAITPTLYAVLEVEPPCDDTRVLRSHFKRLALLLNPAENKFAFAQEAFDRVTYAWSVLSYPAKKAQYDAEAEQKQTPDPESPQRSSGKEETELSDGGLGGGTFWTVCPYCYYVYEYDRFYEGCCLKCQACMRAFHGVAIAAPPPTIPGKDEYCCCSAYFPMGFITPEGSGGGMGIQAGWPFSPMFSSRQAEEKEKDSLNVNSENVETGEGKKWTENMGMHEHERRGERGKMPYFARPSARNNQTAASNTKKIMGKGVKKHETGRLNLNAGVETESETEDGEPGIVQQSTACACRWLI